The following proteins are co-located in the Fusobacteria bacterium ZRK30 genome:
- a CDS encoding type IV pilus twitching motility protein PilT: MELRKVLEKAKEVGGSDVHFVVGRPPMIRINGDLLDTGDFDKMVPKKLEDLAKTILSEDQYIEFKEHHEYDFAFGVAGLGRYRVNIHMQRGTIGITIRVLNTEILSFEQLKLPGTLKQFTEYKNGLVLVTGPTGSGKTTTLAAMIDKINDEKPHHIITIEDPIEYLHSHKKSLVEQREIRSDTASFRTALKYILRQDPDVILVGEMRDLETIEAAITAAETGHLVFGTLHTNSAAKTIDRIIDVFPKERQGQIRSQLSTSLRGVIAQQLVPLKDGSGRRVALEILVGTPAIGNLIREGKIHQIPSALQTGARFGMITMEKSLETLFDKGIITREEYNNRIL, from the coding sequence ATGGAATTAAGAAAAGTTTTAGAGAAAGCTAAAGAGGTTGGCGGATCAGATGTTCACTTTGTAGTAGGGCGACCGCCTATGATAAGAATAAATGGGGATCTGTTAGACACAGGTGATTTTGATAAGATGGTGCCTAAAAAATTAGAAGATCTAGCTAAAACAATTCTGTCAGAAGATCAATATATAGAGTTTAAGGAACACCATGAATATGATTTTGCCTTTGGGGTAGCAGGATTGGGAAGATACAGAGTAAATATACATATGCAGAGGGGAACAATTGGGATAACTATAAGAGTATTAAATACTGAAATTCTTTCCTTTGAACAGTTAAAATTACCGGGAACCCTGAAACAATTTACAGAATATAAAAATGGACTGGTTTTGGTCACAGGACCTACAGGGAGTGGGAAAACGACTACTTTGGCAGCTATGATAGATAAGATAAATGATGAGAAACCACACCATATAATAACAATTGAAGATCCTATAGAATACCTGCATAGCCATAAGAAAAGTTTGGTAGAACAAAGGGAGATCAGATCGGATACAGCTTCATTTAGAACTGCATTAAAATATATCCTCAGACAGGATCCGGATGTAATCCTTGTAGGAGAGATGAGGGATTTAGAAACTATAGAGGCTGCAATCACAGCAGCTGAGACAGGTCATCTAGTTTTTGGAACTCTACATACAAACAGTGCGGCTAAAACAATAGATAGAATAATAGATGTATTTCCAAAGGAAAGACAGGGACAGATTAGGTCTCAGTTATCCACTTCTCTAAGGGGAGTAATAGCTCAGCAGTTAGTTCCATTAAAAGATGGAAGCGGTCGAAGAGTAGCTTTAGAGATATTGGTAGGAACACCGGCTATAGGAAACCTTATAAGGGAAGGAAAAATACATCAAATACCGTCTGCTTTACAGACAGGGGCCAGGTTTGGGATGATAACAATGGAGAAATCTTTAGAAACCTTATTCGATAAAGGGATTATAACTAGAGAGGAATATAACAACAGGATATTATAA
- a CDS encoding response regulator transcription factor, with protein MKILVVEDEENIRKVIKKILEINEFEVLEARDGAEAMDIFYSEKIDLIVLDWMLPKISGIEVLKMIREESSLPILMLTAKSQEDDEIEGLEVGANDYLKKPFSLKILITRVKKLLNLIGGRKRYGVLDIDLNNHKVYIKGKDTNISPKEFELLNYLVLNSGIALNREKILADVWDFAYDGDYRTVDTHIKTLRKKIGAEHITTVRGIGYKFEVDKR; from the coding sequence ATGAAAATACTAGTTGTAGAAGATGAGGAGAATATAAGAAAAGTAATAAAAAAAATATTGGAAATAAATGAATTTGAGGTCTTAGAAGCTCGTGACGGAGCAGAAGCTATGGATATATTTTATAGTGAGAAGATTGATTTGATTGTACTGGACTGGATGCTGCCCAAAATAAGTGGTATTGAAGTATTGAAGATGATAAGGGAGGAATCTAGTCTGCCAATCCTGATGCTTACAGCAAAATCTCAAGAGGATGATGAGATAGAAGGATTAGAAGTGGGAGCGAATGATTATCTAAAAAAACCATTTAGTCTGAAAATATTAATTACAAGGGTGAAAAAACTCCTCAACTTAATAGGTGGAAGGAAGAGGTACGGTGTTTTAGATATTGACTTAAATAATCATAAGGTATATATAAAGGGGAAGGACACCAATATATCTCCTAAGGAGTTTGAACTTTTGAATTATTTGGTATTAAACAGCGGAATAGCTCTGAACAGGGAAAAAATATTAGCTGATGTATGGGATTTTGCCTACGATGGAGATTATAGAACTGTAGACACCCATATAAAAACCTTGAGGAAAAAAATCGGTGCTGAACATATAACTACTGTAAGAGGGATAGGTTATAAATTTGAGGTGGACAAAAGATGA
- the trxA gene encoding thioredoxin encodes MSKVIYTDETSFDTVIQDGIVLVDFYADWCGPCKMLAPILDELSEEVSAKIVKVNVDDNPGLSQKYGVRSIPTMIAFKNGEAVDQIIGLVQKSALSEKLNSY; translated from the coding sequence ATGAGTAAAGTTATATATACCGATGAAACTAGTTTTGATACAGTTATCCAAGATGGGATTGTTTTAGTTGATTTTTATGCTGACTGGTGTGGTCCTTGCAAGATGTTAGCTCCAATTTTAGATGAATTATCTGAAGAGGTTAGTGCCAAGATTGTTAAAGTAAATGTAGATGATAACCCGGGATTATCTCAAAAATACGGTGTTAGAAGTATCCCTACTATGATAGCTTTTAAAAATGGAGAAGCTGTTGATCAAATAATTGGATTAGTTCAAAAAAGTGCTTTAAGTGAAAAATTAAATTCATACTAA
- a CDS encoding helix-hairpin-helix domain-containing protein — translation MNQNIKLIIIIIVMLTTSFIYNKTRPEKKSIKLKKEIIFSSGDEYTKLNINDAELEDYLKVGISLSIAKKIFEYKEIVGRVDRLKDLSRIAGIGDKSVEKLSKNIEVRGGGTLNKLKINSVSPKVLKYYGFTKKEIKKIETYMGKNDVIYSNIEMMEILGEERYREYENILEYN, via the coding sequence ATGAATCAAAATATTAAGTTGATCATTATAATTATAGTGATGTTGACGACAAGCTTTATTTATAATAAAACAAGACCTGAAAAAAAGAGTATAAAATTAAAAAAAGAGATAATCTTCAGCAGTGGAGATGAATATACAAAACTGAATATAAACGATGCTGAATTAGAGGATTATTTAAAAGTGGGAATAAGTCTTAGTATTGCTAAAAAAATATTTGAATATAAAGAAATAGTAGGGAGGGTAGATCGACTAAAAGACCTCTCCAGGATAGCTGGTATAGGGGATAAAAGTGTGGAAAAGTTATCTAAAAATATAGAGGTAAGAGGTGGAGGAACTTTAAATAAGTTAAAGATAAATTCAGTCTCTCCTAAAGTATTGAAGTATTATGGATTTACTAAAAAAGAAATAAAAAAAATAGAAACTTATATGGGAAAAAATGATGTGATCTACTCCAATATCGAGATGATGGAGATATTAGGGGAGGAAAGATACAGAGAGTATGAAAATATATTGGAGTATAATTAA
- the rfaD gene encoding ADP-glyceromanno-heptose 6-epimerase: MILITGACGFIASALTWELNEGGRNDIILSGELEKEDKWLNIRDRDYYDWVHKNDLFDWLSVEENASKITAVVHMGACSATTEADMDFLMDNNYEYTKKLWKFCTERGINYIYASSAATYGLGELGYDDDVTPEELKKLKPLNKYGYSKKFFDDWALKQEETPKQWVGIKFFNVYGPQEYHKGRMASMVFHAFNQYKKDGLVKLFKSHKAEYEDGGQLRDFVYIKDVVKVLKFFIESEDKSGIYNIGTGIARSFKDLALNAIRAGANDYSLEESKVIEYVPMPEDLRGRYQYYTCAEMKKLKSVGYTEKFHTLEEGIKDYVQNHLAKENPYL, encoded by the coding sequence ATGATATTAATAACAGGAGCATGTGGGTTTATTGCCAGTGCACTAACTTGGGAATTAAATGAAGGTGGAAGAAACGATATTATCTTGTCTGGAGAGTTAGAAAAAGAAGATAAGTGGTTGAATATAAGAGATAGAGATTACTACGACTGGGTACACAAAAATGATCTGTTTGACTGGCTGTCTGTTGAGGAAAATGCATCAAAAATAACGGCAGTAGTGCATATGGGAGCGTGCTCTGCGACTACAGAAGCAGATATGGACTTCTTGATGGATAACAACTATGAATATACAAAAAAATTATGGAAATTCTGTACAGAAAGGGGGATTAACTATATTTATGCTTCATCTGCTGCTACTTATGGGTTAGGAGAGTTAGGTTATGACGATGATGTGACTCCAGAGGAACTAAAAAAATTAAAACCACTGAATAAATATGGATACTCTAAAAAATTCTTTGATGATTGGGCACTTAAACAGGAGGAAACTCCTAAACAATGGGTTGGAATAAAGTTTTTTAATGTCTACGGACCTCAGGAATATCATAAAGGAAGAATGGCATCTATGGTATTTCATGCATTCAACCAATATAAAAAAGATGGACTTGTAAAATTATTTAAATCTCATAAGGCGGAATATGAAGATGGAGGTCAGTTAAGAGACTTTGTTTATATAAAAGATGTAGTAAAGGTATTGAAGTTCTTTATAGAGAGTGAGGATAAATCAGGAATCTATAATATAGGAACCGGGATTGCCAGAAGTTTTAAAGATCTTGCATTAAATGCAATAAGAGCAGGTGCAAATGATTATTCATTGGAAGAATCTAAAGTTATAGAGTATGTACCTATGCCTGAGGATCTTAGAGGAAGGTATCAATATTATACTTGTGCAGAGATGAAAAAATTAAAGTCCGTGGGATACACAGAGAAATTCCATACATTGGAAGAGGGAATAAAGGATTACGTTCAAAATCATCTGGCTAAAGAAAATCCATATCTATAA
- a CDS encoding coproporphyrinogen III oxidase codes for MENIKSNFEIKKNNLKEFIRVLIPELIDEKIVIMEKRCDEFLELELEAAGKKIVFLYENNLDRLEDQRTVMSKVGLLKLMDKKYPWGGLIGVRPTKLVRRFLNLSYTYGEIEKILCELYLVTPKKVKLLIDVVKKEMEFLNRDHINMYIGIPYCPTKCRYCSFASYEMKGKIGKYYDEFVETLLEEITLTGEFLKGTSNKIESLYIGGGTPSILTEVDMERVLKAVKGNINLTYLKEFTLEAGRVDTLTLKKLDIMRSYGVERISLNPQTFNLKTLEKLNRPLDRDKFDQMFNYAKKIGLIINMDLILGLPGETTEDILYTLEELKKYPAENLTTHVLALKKASVLFKDVQTSIPLDYEKIEKKLYEVTEGKNMKPYYMYRQKNSLEWGENMGFAVEGTESIFNIEMIEENQSTLGLGGGAITKSVVTESLTVDKIKRIVSPKEPIAYVRQMKERLPKKLELFK; via the coding sequence ATGGAAAATATTAAATCAAATTTTGAGATAAAAAAAAATAATCTAAAGGAATTTATTCGTGTTCTTATACCGGAATTAATAGACGAAAAAATAGTTATCATGGAAAAAAGATGTGATGAATTCTTAGAGTTGGAATTAGAGGCAGCAGGGAAGAAAATTGTATTTTTATATGAGAATAATTTAGACAGGTTAGAGGATCAGAGGACAGTTATGTCCAAGGTGGGCTTACTAAAATTAATGGATAAAAAATACCCATGGGGGGGACTCATTGGTGTAAGGCCGACAAAATTAGTGAGAAGGTTTTTGAATCTCTCATATACATATGGGGAGATTGAAAAAATCTTGTGCGAACTATATCTGGTGACTCCTAAAAAAGTAAAATTGCTCATAGATGTGGTGAAAAAAGAGATGGAGTTTCTCAATAGAGATCATATAAATATGTATATCGGAATCCCCTACTGCCCTACAAAGTGCAGATACTGCTCCTTTGCTTCCTATGAGATGAAGGGAAAAATAGGTAAATACTATGATGAATTTGTAGAGACTCTCTTAGAGGAGATAACTCTTACAGGGGAATTTTTAAAGGGGACTTCCAATAAGATTGAATCGCTCTATATTGGAGGTGGGACCCCTAGCATATTGACAGAGGTTGATATGGAAAGGGTGTTAAAAGCAGTAAAAGGAAATATAAATTTAACTTATCTAAAGGAATTTACCCTGGAAGCCGGGAGGGTGGACACACTTACTTTAAAAAAATTAGATATCATGAGATCTTACGGGGTTGAAAGGATCAGTTTGAACCCTCAGACATTTAATCTGAAAACTTTAGAAAAGCTCAATCGTCCTTTGGACAGGGATAAATTTGATCAGATGTTTAACTACGCTAAAAAGATAGGGCTTATAATTAATATGGATCTGATCTTAGGACTACCAGGGGAGACTACAGAGGATATTTTGTATACTCTGGAGGAATTAAAAAAATATCCTGCGGAAAACCTCACAACCCATGTACTTGCGCTAAAAAAAGCTTCTGTTTTATTTAAAGATGTTCAGACATCTATACCTTTGGACTATGAAAAAATAGAAAAAAAATTATATGAGGTAACAGAAGGTAAAAATATGAAACCTTATTATATGTACAGGCAGAAAAACAGCCTTGAATGGGGAGAAAACATGGGATTTGCTGTAGAGGGAACAGAATCGATATTTAACATTGAGATGATAGAGGAAAATCAGTCAACCCTTGGATTAGGCGGGGGAGCCATCACTAAATCTGTAGTGACTGAAAGCCTTACAGTAGATAAGATAAAGAGGATAGTGAGTCCTAAGGAGCCTATTGCATATGTGAGACAGATGAAGGAGAGGCTGCCTAAAAAATTAGAATTGTTTAAATAA
- a CDS encoding GNAT family N-acetyltransferase, whose amino-acid sequence MIGIKLILPVKKLERQFKEIILDYRKENDLLYYSYMDALDNFDGYLRRLEEIRSGRNLPEGDVATTEYWLVDTEGKEIRGMIKIRHESVPVHGNIGYDIPPKKRFLGYGTNILRLGIEKAKELGVGEVRVSCTSDNEGSRKIILKNNAVFIGLAEDNDELYEEYIIK is encoded by the coding sequence GTGATAGGTATAAAATTAATATTACCTGTAAAAAAACTTGAAAGACAATTTAAAGAGATAATACTTGATTATCGGAAAGAAAATGACCTTTTGTATTACTCATATATGGATGCTTTGGATAATTTTGATGGTTATTTAAGAAGGTTAGAGGAAATAAGAAGTGGAAGAAATTTGCCTGAAGGCGATGTTGCTACAACTGAATATTGGCTTGTAGATACTGAGGGAAAAGAGATTAGAGGGATGATAAAGATAAGACATGAGAGTGTACCTGTTCATGGAAACATAGGCTATGATATACCTCCTAAAAAAAGATTTTTAGGGTATGGAACAAATATACTACGGCTGGGGATAGAAAAAGCTAAAGAACTAGGGGTAGGAGAGGTAAGAGTGTCTTGCACCTCTGATAATGAGGGATCAAGAAAAATAATTTTAAAAAACAATGCTGTTTTTATAGGCTTGGCAGAGGATAATGATGAACTATACGAAGAGTATATAATCAAATAA